From the genome of Lentilactobacillus buchneri, one region includes:
- a CDS encoding DUF2929 family protein: protein MKLISSNIVAVLWAYIFGEIIGYIGSALEVRTWDPSQIGIAAAITAFIAVNGIYLISKDSATSSKSKE from the coding sequence ATGAAACTTATTAGTTCAAATATTGTAGCTGTTTTGTGGGCATACATCTTTGGAGAAATCATTGGTTACATAGGTTCCGCCCTCGAAGTTCGAACGTGGGATCCTTCCCAAATCGGAATTGCTGCCGCAATTACTGCATTTATTGCCGTAAACGGTATCTATCTGATCAGCAAGGATTCAGCAACATCAAGTAAATCAAAAGAATAG